The Pseudomonas sp. B21-023 genomic interval GATCACCCGCGACGCAGGCGACAGCCTGGACGGTTTCGGCTGGCGCCTGTCGATCGCCGATATCGAGGAGTCCGGTGGTTTTTCCAGCTTCACCGGGTACCAGCGGATCATCACCGTATTGCAGGGCGATGGCATGCGCCTGCTGGTCGATGGCCAGGCCAGCCGGCCGTTGCTGCCGTTCGATGCGTTCGCCTTCAGTGGCGAAAGCCAGGTGAGCTGCAAGCTGTTGGGCGGGGCGATTCGCGATTTCAACCTGATCTATGCGCCGCAGCGGTATCGGGCGCGGTTGCAGTGGTT includes:
- a CDS encoding HutD family protein — translated: MTQLQLLRAQDYPRMPWKNGGGFTEEITRDAGDSLDGFGWRLSIADIEESGGFSSFTGYQRIITVLQGDGMRLLVDGQASRPLLPFDAFAFSGESQVSCKLLGGAIRDFNLIYAPQRYRARLQWFDGSSRLFSSASTLLLFAASTHVEVGLAGEETQQLGRYDCLRIDGNEGLLEMDVQGRFCLIELISH